ATCACCGAATATTCATTTAATGAGATCGTTGAATATTGAGTTCATCATATCATATACATTTATGTTTGGATTAATATAAGTTTTCCTAACAATTGGATTTTGGACTTACTAATTTTTCAACTGATTCTTATACTTCCACGTAAACCAAATTGACATCTCAATTCAGTGATACCTAAGCAATTTTTTTTAATTAATACAAACTTAAGGTTACAACTTTTTAATGTTTTTCTATTAATATATAGGGGATTTGATTTTGTATAATTTTAAACAAAAAAATATTAAATATCTAACTAATAACAATTCAACTAATTTGAAAACAATCTGCAGAATATACAAAGTCATATTACGTGAGAGTTAATAAATTTTACATTGAAAAGCAAAAACGACATGTAACTCGAAACAAAAATATTTTTCTAAAATGTGAATCTATTAAGAAATGAAAGGAGTATATAAAAATCAAAGATGAAAAATGAATGTCGTGTAAAAAATGGATTCTTTTTTGATAACTTTCTTCTGATGCAAGTAATTCTTTCTTTTCTCTATAATTTTTTTATTCCATAATTTAAAATAGAAAAAGCTAAAATATAGGGCCGAAATAGAATCCTTGTCGACCAAAAAGAAGGAAAAATTCATCGAAGGGGACCAGATCTTCCATCAGACTGGCGAATAATTAAAAGGATTAATAAAAAAAAATATGAGTTAGAGAAAAAAAAACCAAAAAAGAGGTGTGTGAACAAAGCTCATGCGTATACAATGAAGTTAACTGAAGTTTTGTGGTTCATGCAAATATGAAACTCACGCTAATGTTCATGCTCCTTGCAATATATATACATAAAGCAAACAAACCCATTCAAGCACAAACCAAGTTAACCACAAAAGTAAAAGAAAAATGGGGATAAGAACTATTTGGGCATTATTAATGATGATGATGATAATTGAAGTAGAGTCGAGTCTTCACAGAGTAGGCGGTGGAAAATACAATTGGAAACCCGATGTTAACTTCTCCGATTGGGCCAACCACCAACGCTTCTACTCCGGCGACTGGCTCTGTTAGTATATATAACATTACTTCATTCTTTTTTTCAATTTCCTAAATTATTTTCTTTGAACAAAAAAAAATAACCACAAAACCAAATTAATTAGTAGGTCAAATATTTTAAACTTAAGAAATATATACACCATTTCATATTATTTAAGTTTTGAGGGGTCATTATTTTATCTTTTTAAGACTTAGTGTTCAAGATTTAAATCCATTTTAGAGTAATGTTTTTGTATCTGAGGGTTGAGTTTTAGATAATTTATTAAATTCTTTCTTTTAAAATATGATTTATTTTGCTGATTTAGGTGAGAGTTTGGTTGATATCGATTTAGAGTTTGGTTGATATCGATTTAGAGTTTGGTTGGTCCATTTTTTTTATTTGTATATGAATTATGGTAAATTTTAATCTAATTTCTCATCTAAAATTGGTAGATTTTGGGTTCGATCGGACCCGTCACAACATCCTCCAAGTAAACAAGAGTAGCTACGAGCAGTGCATCGATAATGATTTTATATTCAACGTGACAAGAGGAGGACGAGATGTGTTTCAACTTCTTCAACCAAAGCCTTATTACTTTATTTGCGGTAGAGGTTATTGCCTCAAAGGAATGAAGCTCTCCGTTAACGTCCTTCCTCAGCCGCCGCCTTCAACTACGACCGTTCCCATCATTCCCGCCTCAACAGCCAACACTCTCATAATAGACTCAAACGCTTTCACCGCTATTGCTACCACCATTCTCACGGTCTTCATTTATAAAGCTTTATACTTCGACTAGGCTAGGTGGCTATTTCGTTTCTTTGTTGAATTGGATTTTGGTGATATGTGACTATTTCGTTTCTTTTTTTAAATGGATTTTGTTGCTTTAAATTGAAACTAAAGGTCAATTTCTAACATGTTCATTACATTATCTCTTTATGTTCTAGTTGATTAAATCTAGTGAATCATTTTAGATAGAATCTTAGTATTATATAGAGAATATATTGTCTCTCACCTCTTATTGACACGTCATCAGTTCGAATGCTGAGCAGCTGCCACTTGTCATTTCTCCTCTAAACTCTGTCTTTCATTAAATTAAATTTTGTTTCAATCCTTTGAGCCAGACCACGATTTACGTCTTCTTCATTTGCACACCGGAATTTAGGGTTTACCAGTCTCCTCAATCTCCGACATCGGTGCCGTTCACATACACACTCAGACAAATAACAATGGAGTTTGGAGTGACTGGGTTGCTAAAATGGACGGCCTTCAATGGTGTCTTTTTGTCTTCCGTCGTAAGCAAGCGTAATGTTCACAGTTACAGATTCATCTCCTTTATTGCCTTATTAAGGCCATCGACCCACAACAATGCGATCTGTTGCAACTCTGTCTTCTCCAAGGCGGTGTATACAGCTATAAAAATGTTAGCCTTCTTCACTTGATAATCATTCTCTCAATCTGTAAAAACAACAAAGCAAACTTATTTCCTTCAAAAGGCTAACTCC
The DNA window shown above is from Brassica oleracea var. oleracea cultivar TO1000 chromosome C3, BOL, whole genome shotgun sequence and carries:
- the LOC106333919 gene encoding lamin-like protein, with the protein product MGIRTIWALLMMMMIIEVESSLHRVGGGKYNWKPDVNFSDWANHQRFYSGDWLYFGFDRTRHNILQVNKSSYEQCIDNDFIFNVTRGGRDVFQLLQPKPYYFICGRGYCLKGMKLSVNVLPQPPPSTTTVPIIPASTANTLIIDSNAFTAIATTILTVFIYKALYFD